One Lacticaseibacillus rhamnosus genomic window carries:
- a CDS encoding ABC transporter ATP-binding protein — protein sequence MILLETTNLTKTYGTKTVVNDISLKIQAGQLVAFLGPNGAGKSTTIGMLTGLIQPSSGKITMGTATPNQAAYRQQIGVVFQDSRLDRQLTVKENLEIRSQMYTKTDPAWFDHLVDQFDLTPILNQAYGTLSGGQRRRVDIARALLNHPHLLFLDEPTTGLDIQTRQTIWTAIASLRAQSQLTVILTTHYLEETEQADFVYVIDQGTIIAANTVGQLKQQYAGHQLIVRTHAPQQVQIAATQANLPAQIDGDTVRVQVSHPQAAITLLTTIQPQLIDFEFRTADMNTIFVALTGKEIR from the coding sequence ATGATCCTTCTCGAAACAACGAATCTGACAAAAACATACGGTACCAAAACCGTTGTCAATGATATCAGCCTAAAAATCCAAGCTGGCCAACTGGTTGCCTTTTTAGGGCCTAATGGTGCAGGCAAGTCGACAACCATCGGCATGCTGACGGGATTAATTCAACCCAGCAGCGGCAAGATCACAATGGGCACAGCCACGCCGAATCAAGCGGCTTATCGGCAACAAATCGGTGTTGTCTTCCAAGACAGTCGCTTAGATCGGCAGCTGACTGTAAAAGAGAACTTGGAAATCCGTTCGCAAATGTATACCAAAACTGATCCGGCCTGGTTTGATCACTTGGTCGACCAATTTGATTTGACGCCAATTCTTAACCAAGCTTACGGCACATTGTCTGGTGGTCAGCGCCGGCGTGTTGATATTGCGCGCGCCTTGCTCAATCATCCTCATCTCCTTTTTTTAGATGAACCAACAACGGGCCTCGACATTCAAACCCGCCAAACCATTTGGACCGCCATCGCTTCCTTACGTGCGCAATCACAGTTAACCGTAATTTTGACGACACATTACTTAGAAGAAACCGAACAAGCAGATTTTGTCTATGTCATTGATCAGGGCACGATTATCGCCGCGAACACTGTTGGCCAACTAAAGCAACAGTATGCCGGACATCAGCTTATTGTTCGCACGCATGCACCTCAACAAGTACAAATAGCCGCAACCCAAGCGAATCTCCCCGCCCAGATCGATGGTGACACAGTGCGGGTGCAGGTTAGCCATCCCCAAGCAGCCATCACATTACTGACAACTATACAACCGCAGCTCATTGACTTTGAGTTTCGTACGGCTGATATGAATACCATTTTTGTTGCTTTAACCGGAAAGGAGATTCGTTAA